Proteins from a single region of Phycisphaeraceae bacterium D3-23:
- a CDS encoding type II secretion system F family protein — translation MPQFTYKARDNQGDTTTGTIDAATAEEAGNRLRSQGRFIVALDEQGGGDDWQPKTGRQRIKKQDVITFSHQLSVMVDTGVPISEALQCCADQSDCAGFKTVLQDVADRVQSGSDLSSSMQQHPKVFPTVMCSLIKASELSGTMGKMLDRISKYMSKEAGTLRKIKGALTYPAVMISFVILITVLLLLFVLPRFATIYAGRGAALPAPTRLLLGVSGSFQNFWWVYLGAVLALAALVVCGFVTQTGRGVVDYLKLNTPVVGPLFRKLYVTRATRTMGTMIDAGVPILDMIPIAKAVTANSYYNVFWENVDQKLRTGSQLSEPFFQNKGELMPSSVAQMISAGEKSGRLGEVLHKVAEFTEEEFDEQVKNATKFIEPAMVVVMGGIIGFVAIALLLPIFQVSTVVSS, via the coding sequence ATGCCACAGTTCACCTACAAAGCACGTGACAACCAGGGCGACACCACCACGGGCACGATCGACGCCGCCACCGCCGAAGAGGCCGGCAACCGCCTGCGCTCGCAAGGCCGGTTTATCGTCGCGCTCGACGAGCAAGGCGGCGGCGACGACTGGCAACCCAAGACGGGCCGGCAGCGCATCAAGAAGCAAGATGTCATCACCTTCTCCCATCAGCTCTCGGTCATGGTCGACACCGGCGTGCCCATCAGCGAAGCGCTCCAGTGCTGCGCCGACCAGTCCGACTGCGCCGGGTTCAAGACCGTGCTCCAGGACGTCGCCGACCGCGTACAGTCCGGCTCGGACCTGAGCTCTTCGATGCAGCAGCACCCCAAGGTCTTCCCGACCGTCATGTGCTCGCTCATTAAAGCCAGCGAGCTCTCGGGCACGATGGGCAAGATGCTCGACCGCATCAGCAAGTACATGAGTAAAGAGGCCGGCACGCTCCGCAAGATCAAAGGCGCGCTGACCTACCCGGCCGTGATGATCTCGTTCGTCATCCTCATCACGGTACTGCTCCTGCTGTTCGTCCTCCCGCGCTTCGCCACGATCTACGCGGGACGCGGCGCAGCACTGCCCGCGCCGACCCGACTGCTTCTCGGCGTCAGCGGCAGCTTCCAGAACTTCTGGTGGGTCTACCTCGGGGCCGTGCTCGCGCTCGCCGCGCTCGTCGTCTGCGGGTTTGTCACGCAGACCGGCCGGGGCGTCGTCGACTACCTCAAGCTCAACACGCCTGTCGTCGGCCCGCTATTCCGCAAGCTGTACGTCACCCGCGCGACCCGCACGATGGGCACCATGATCGACGCCGGCGTCCCGATCCTCGACATGATCCCGATCGCCAAGGCCGTCACCGCCAACAGCTACTACAACGTGTTTTGGGAAAATGTCGATCAGAAACTCCGCACCGGGTCCCAGCTCTCCGAACCGTTCTTCCAGAACAAGGGCGAACTGATGCCCAGCAGCGTCGCGCAGATGATCTCCGCCGGCGAAAAATCCGGCCGGCTGGGCGAGGTCCTCCACAAGGTCGCCGAGTTCACCGAGGAAGAGTTCGACGAGCAGGTCAAGAACGCGACCAAGTTCATCGAGCCCGCGATGGTCGTCGTCATGGGCGGCATCATCGGCTTCGTCGCGATCGCGCTATTGCTGCCGATCTTCCAGGTCAGCACGGTGGTGTCGAGCTAG
- a CDS encoding toprim domain-containing protein: MLNTENATLKKVLENKEIGDLLTAMGCGINPCEPAKLRYQRIILLADADSDGHHITTLLLTLFYRHLPELIRDGRVFIAMPPLYRVDIGKETYWASDEPDRERILKEHAKGNAKPDITRFKGLGEMMPKVLWETTLNPKTRRLLRVEIADPLETDRVMSDLMGKDPAARFRFIMEHADQAEAVDV, translated from the coding sequence GTGCTCAACACCGAAAACGCGACGCTTAAAAAAGTCCTCGAAAACAAGGAGATCGGCGACCTCCTCACCGCGATGGGCTGCGGCATCAACCCCTGCGAGCCCGCCAAGCTCCGCTACCAGCGCATCATCCTCCTCGCCGACGCCGACTCCGACGGCCACCACATCACCACGCTCCTGCTGACTTTGTTCTACCGCCACCTGCCCGAACTCATCCGCGACGGCCGGGTCTTCATCGCGATGCCCCCGCTCTACCGCGTCGACATCGGCAAAGAGACCTACTGGGCCAGCGACGAGCCCGACCGCGAACGCATCCTGAAGGAACACGCCAAGGGCAACGCCAAGCCCGACATCACCCGCTTCAAGGGCCTGGGCGAAATGATGCCCAAGGTGCTGTGGGAGACGACACTCAACCCGAAGACCCGCCGGCTATTGCGCGTCGAGATCGCCGACCCGTTAGAGACCGACCGCGTGATGAGCGACCTCATGGGCAAAGACCCCGCCGCAAGGTTCCGCTTCATCATGGAGCACGCGGATCAGGCGGAGGCGGTGGATGTGTGA
- a CDS encoding ATP-binding protein: protein MTQTYTTKDLSRLEGLDPVRKRPGMYIGGVGAAGLHHLVWEVFDNGVDEAMNGHASEITVTLHKDGQSVTITDNGRGIPTDIDKKSKKSGLEMVLTELHAGGKFEGNNYKTSGGLHGVGASVVNALSKKLVATVKRDGREYRMEFKRGKPTTKLLRKKAPVRGSGTTIYFEPDPTIFARTQFNGETIAQRIEVASFIHRGVKIHYTDETAEGGAKKVTFFHENGIADYLAKTLKDRKARPTHDAPFRFEKEVGDSRVECVFQWTDHTEEFIKSYANGIPTPAGGTHENGLRAGINKALRNYIEVHKLTPRGVKLEHPDLREGLHGILSVFVTEPQFQSQTKDRLNNVEMTGVVDNAVRPAFEHWLNSNQSVAEAVVARIVAAARARAASRAASAAISRKSATNKLTLPGKLSDCHSNDRHDSELFIVEGDSAGGSEAGARPIAPGHPPPARQGAQHRKRDA, encoded by the coding sequence ATGACCCAGACCTACACCACCAAAGACCTCTCCCGCCTCGAAGGCCTCGACCCCGTGCGCAAGCGCCCCGGCATGTACATCGGCGGGGTCGGCGCGGCCGGGCTCCACCACCTCGTCTGGGAGGTCTTCGACAACGGCGTCGACGAGGCCATGAACGGCCACGCCTCCGAGATCACCGTCACGCTCCACAAGGACGGCCAGTCCGTCACCATCACCGACAACGGCCGGGGCATCCCCACCGATATCGACAAGAAGTCCAAGAAGTCCGGCCTCGAGATGGTCCTCACCGAGCTCCACGCCGGCGGCAAGTTCGAGGGCAACAACTACAAGACCTCCGGCGGGCTCCACGGCGTCGGGGCCTCCGTCGTCAACGCGCTCTCCAAAAAACTCGTCGCCACCGTCAAACGCGACGGCCGCGAGTACCGCATGGAGTTCAAACGCGGCAAGCCCACCACGAAACTCCTGCGCAAGAAAGCCCCCGTCCGCGGCAGCGGCACCACCATCTACTTCGAGCCCGACCCCACCATCTTCGCCCGCACCCAGTTCAACGGCGAAACCATCGCCCAGCGCATCGAGGTCGCCAGCTTCATCCACCGCGGCGTCAAGATCCACTACACCGACGAAACCGCCGAGGGCGGCGCGAAGAAGGTCACGTTCTTCCACGAGAACGGCATCGCAGACTACCTCGCGAAAACACTCAAAGACCGCAAGGCCCGGCCGACGCACGACGCGCCCTTCCGCTTCGAGAAAGAAGTCGGCGACAGCCGGGTCGAGTGCGTCTTCCAGTGGACCGACCACACCGAAGAGTTCATCAAGTCCTACGCCAACGGCATCCCCACACCCGCCGGCGGGACGCACGAAAACGGCCTGCGGGCCGGCATCAACAAAGCCCTGCGCAACTACATCGAGGTCCACAAACTCACTCCCCGCGGCGTCAAGCTCGAACACCCCGACCTCCGCGAAGGACTGCACGGCATCCTCTCCGTCTTCGTCACTGAGCCGCAGTTCCAGAGCCAGACGAAGGACCGGCTCAACAACGTCGAGATGACGGGCGTGGTCGATAACGCGGTGCGCCCCGCGTTCGAGCACTGGCTGAATTCGAACCAGTCCGTGGCCGAGGCCGTCGTCGCGCGCATCGTCGCCGCCGCCCGCGCCCGCGCCGCGTCCCGCGCCGCCAGCGCCGCCATCTCACGCAAGAGCGCGACCAACAAACTCACCCTCCCCGGCAAGCTCAGCGACTGCCATTCCAACGACCGCCACGACAGCGAGCTCTTCATCGTCGAAGGCGACTCGGCCGGGGGCAGCGAAGCAGGGGCGCGACCGATCGCACCAGGCCATCCTCCCCCTGCGCGGCAAGGTGCTCAACACCGAAAACGCGACGCTTAA
- a CDS encoding crossover junction endodeoxyribonuclease RuvC, protein MRVLGIDPGLRLTGYGLVVTRPGAIEPTLVEAGVIKLNAKTSVAARLAQLAEDLDGLLETLSPTRVAVEKLFAHYAHPRTAIVMGHARGVILLCAQQHGLGIDELGATEVKKSLTGNGHASKEQMQRAVQAQYRLAQPPSPPDVADAIAIATCAARRAAVAAL, encoded by the coding sequence ATGCGTGTCCTCGGCATCGACCCCGGCCTGCGGCTCACCGGCTACGGCCTGGTGGTGACCCGGCCCGGCGCGATCGAGCCGACACTCGTCGAAGCCGGCGTCATCAAGCTCAACGCCAAGACCTCAGTCGCCGCACGGCTGGCGCAGCTCGCCGAGGACCTCGATGGCTTGCTCGAAACGCTTTCGCCGACGCGGGTCGCCGTCGAAAAACTTTTCGCCCACTACGCCCACCCGCGCACCGCGATCGTCATGGGCCACGCCCGGGGCGTCATCCTGCTGTGTGCCCAGCAGCACGGGCTCGGGATCGACGAGCTCGGGGCGACCGAGGTCAAGAAATCGCTCACGGGCAACGGCCACGCCTCCAAGGAACAGATGCAGCGGGCGGTGCAGGCACAGTACCGGCTGGCCCAGCCGCCGAGCCCGCCGGACGTGGCGGACGCGATCGCGATCGCCACCTGCGCGGCGCGGCGGGCGGCGGTGGCGGCGCTGTAG
- a CDS encoding STAS domain-containing protein yields the protein MSVKMIGIEDDGIAVLACSDQLDGLAMTADGNAPLKQVLGETCYTKRVALDLGETGYIDSAAIGWLLSSHKSFKDAGGRIVIHSLQPGVQRVIDMMRIGSVLEIAPNQEQALNQLRGS from the coding sequence ATGAGCGTGAAGATGATCGGGATCGAGGACGACGGCATCGCCGTGCTCGCGTGCAGCGACCAGCTCGACGGGCTGGCCATGACGGCCGACGGCAATGCGCCGCTCAAACAAGTCTTGGGCGAGACCTGCTACACCAAACGCGTCGCACTCGACCTGGGCGAGACCGGCTACATCGACTCGGCCGCGATCGGCTGGCTGCTCTCGAGCCACAAGTCCTTCAAAGACGCCGGCGGCCGCATCGTCATCCACTCGCTCCAGCCCGGCGTGCAGCGCGTCATCGACATGATGCGTATCGGCAGCGTCCTCGAGATCGCCCCGAACCAAGAACAAGCCCTCAACCAACTGCGCGGGAGCTAA
- a CDS encoding GspE/PulE family protein produces MMPQTQTAAQMIDIAALPVEDAVDRVINHAVTLRASDLFILANEDFYAISIRHLGLMRPVSIVSAEVGKQFTQHIKANAGMDVAEHRHPADGRWIYERAETENADNEDDNEDAAVVDLRLSTVPTLHGEDMVIRLLSRDFGLYEMNELGFADDELSTVEMMLDSPGGLILCCGPTSSGKTATLYAALRHLHDGTRKINTIEDPIEFAIDGFRQSQINTQINLKFADLLKGVLRQSPDIIMIGEIRDKETATTAVRAANSGHLVLSTIHAPVAAAAIESMRSLGVNNHFLATALRGVISQRLVRTLDPDRRVEYDISHAPEIFSPITPLLKEGEGKTFYAPGAGEGQSGYNGRTGVYEVMAMTTALRGLVSKGADTTKIREQALNDGMRDFKSNALLKVARGVTAIEEVFRVIPAEYLDE; encoded by the coding sequence ATGATGCCGCAAACCCAGACCGCCGCCCAGATGATCGACATCGCCGCGCTCCCCGTGGAAGACGCGGTCGACCGCGTGATCAACCACGCCGTGACGCTGCGCGCCAGCGACCTCTTCATCCTCGCCAACGAGGACTTCTACGCGATCAGCATCCGCCACCTCGGGCTGATGCGCCCGGTCAGCATCGTCAGCGCCGAGGTCGGCAAGCAGTTCACCCAGCACATCAAGGCCAACGCCGGCATGGATGTCGCCGAGCACCGCCACCCCGCCGACGGCCGATGGATCTATGAACGCGCCGAAACCGAGAACGCCGACAACGAAGACGACAACGAAGACGCCGCCGTCGTCGACCTCCGGCTGAGCACCGTCCCGACGCTGCACGGCGAGGACATGGTCATCCGCCTCCTGTCCCGCGACTTCGGGCTCTACGAAATGAACGAGCTCGGCTTCGCCGACGACGAGCTCAGTACCGTCGAGATGATGCTCGACTCCCCCGGCGGACTCATCCTCTGCTGCGGCCCCACCTCCAGCGGCAAGACCGCCACCCTCTACGCCGCGCTGCGCCACCTCCACGACGGCACCCGCAAGATCAACACCATCGAAGACCCGATCGAGTTCGCCATCGACGGCTTCCGCCAGTCGCAGATCAACACACAGATCAATCTCAAGTTCGCCGACCTGCTCAAGGGCGTCCTGCGCCAGTCGCCCGACATCATCATGATCGGCGAGATCCGGGATAAGGAGACCGCGACCACGGCCGTACGCGCCGCGAACTCGGGGCACCTCGTGCTCTCGACGATCCACGCCCCCGTCGCGGCCGCGGCGATCGAATCCATGCGGTCGCTGGGCGTCAACAACCACTTCCTCGCGACCGCGCTGCGCGGCGTGATCTCGCAGCGTCTGGTCCGTACGCTCGACCCCGACCGCCGCGTCGAGTACGACATCAGCCACGCCCCCGAGATCTTCTCGCCCATCACCCCCCTGCTCAAGGAAGGCGAGGGCAAGACCTTCTACGCCCCCGGCGCCGGCGAGGGCCAGTCGGGGTACAACGGCCGAACCGGCGTGTACGAGGTGATGGCCATGACGACCGCGCTGCGCGGGCTCGTGTCCAAGGGGGCCGACACCACCAAGATCCGCGAGCAGGCGCTCAACGACGGCATGCGCGACTTCAAGTCCAACGCGCTGCTCAAGGTCGCCCGCGGCGTGACGGCGATCGAAGAAGTCTTCCGCGTCATCCCGGCGGAGTATTTGGACGAGTAG
- a CDS encoding VOC family protein produces MPNPFCHIELNTTDLDKAKSFYGDLFDWKLQDMPMPGGTYTLIDAGSGDGPGCGGGMMSHPVEGVPSHWMSYIQCDDLDATVKKAESLGGKVVVPRMEVPEMGWFAVLQGPTGEHFAVWENAKKG; encoded by the coding sequence ATGCCTAACCCGTTTTGCCACATCGAACTGAACACGACCGACCTGGACAAGGCCAAGTCGTTCTACGGCGACCTGTTTGACTGGAAGCTGCAGGACATGCCGATGCCCGGCGGGACATACACACTCATCGACGCCGGGTCGGGCGACGGGCCGGGCTGTGGCGGCGGGATGATGAGCCATCCCGTGGAGGGCGTGCCGTCGCACTGGATGTCGTACATCCAGTGCGACGACCTGGACGCGACGGTGAAGAAGGCCGAGTCGCTGGGCGGGAAGGTGGTCGTCCCGCGCATGGAGGTGCCGGAGATGGGCTGGTTTGCGGTCCTCCAGGGCCCGACCGGCGAGCACTTCGCGGTGTGGGAGAATGCGAAGAAGGGTTGA
- a CDS encoding YegP family protein, whose protein sequence is MAGSYVLEKSESTGKYYFNLKAGNHEVILTSQMYADKGGAMNGIESCRINGVLDERFERKTAKDDSPFFSLTAGNGQNIGKSEMYKSEAARDNGIESVKKNAADAELKDKTE, encoded by the coding sequence ATGGCAGGCAGCTACGTCCTCGAAAAATCGGAGAGTACCGGCAAGTATTACTTCAACCTCAAGGCCGGCAACCACGAGGTCATCCTCACCAGCCAGATGTACGCCGACAAGGGGGGCGCGATGAACGGTATCGAGTCGTGCCGGATCAACGGCGTGCTCGACGAACGCTTCGAGCGCAAGACCGCCAAGGACGACTCGCCGTTCTTCTCCCTCACCGCGGGCAACGGCCAAAACATCGGCAAGAGCGAGATGTACAAGTCCGAAGCCGCACGCGACAACGGCATCGAGTCGGTCAAGAAGAACGCCGCCGACGCGGAGCTCAAGGATAAGACCGAGTAG
- a CDS encoding endonuclease/exonuclease/phosphatase family protein: protein MSAANPQIARALPTMLAAQLVLLFLACIIAITGCTTPRQNNAAAAAPTTPTPAGPGMDVSADNTLKIVSFNIRYPNRSDGPDYWGSRRHRVVQTLARLDPDVFGIQEAYDHQAQYLLNELSGYSMIGVGRDDGDTEGEMTAVLYRTDRFDLIDHGHVWLSDTPDVPGSVGWDAAITRMATWLVLHDHETQHDWLVVNTHFDHRGSTARTESAKLLARFIEAKREAIGGDLPAVLMGDFNSAIDSPPYNALMGSDGGPRLFDSYLVAAQRAPLEPGSGEGTFNGFRSRTNGARIDWVLVTPNVIVEEAGIDRVQVDGRNPSDHDPVWAVLRRE, encoded by the coding sequence ATGAGCGCAGCGAATCCGCAGATCGCCCGCGCATTGCCCACGATGCTCGCCGCCCAGCTTGTCCTCTTGTTCCTCGCTTGCATCATCGCCATCACCGGTTGCACGACACCCCGTCAAAACAACGCCGCCGCTGCAGCACCGACGACGCCAACCCCCGCGGGGCCTGGGATGGATGTGAGTGCTGACAACACACTGAAAATCGTATCCTTCAACATCCGCTACCCCAACCGCAGCGACGGCCCCGACTATTGGGGCAGCCGCAGACACCGCGTCGTGCAGACCCTCGCCCGGCTCGATCCCGATGTCTTCGGTATCCAAGAGGCCTACGACCACCAGGCGCAGTACCTCCTCAACGAACTCAGCGGCTACAGCATGATCGGCGTGGGGCGTGATGATGGCGACACCGAGGGCGAGATGACGGCGGTACTTTATCGAACCGACCGCTTCGACCTCATTGACCACGGCCACGTCTGGCTCAGCGACACACCCGACGTCCCCGGCAGCGTCGGGTGGGACGCCGCCATCACCCGCATGGCGACCTGGCTCGTCCTGCACGACCACGAAACCCAGCACGACTGGCTCGTCGTCAACACCCACTTCGACCACCGTGGAAGCACCGCCCGCACCGAGTCGGCCAAGCTGCTTGCGCGTTTTATCGAAGCCAAACGCGAAGCAATCGGCGGCGATCTTCCCGCCGTCCTCATGGGCGACTTCAACAGCGCGATCGACAGCCCGCCCTACAACGCCCTGATGGGCAGCGATGGCGGGCCGCGCCTGTTCGACAGCTACCTCGTCGCGGCGCAGCGCGCCCCGCTCGAACCCGGATCGGGCGAAGGTACATTCAATGGCTTCCGCAGCCGAACCAACGGCGCACGCATCGACTGGGTCCTGGTGACGCCCAACGTCATCGTCGAAGAGGCCGGCATCGACCGCGTCCAGGTCGACGGCCGCAACCCCTCCGACCACGACCCGGTGTGGGCGGTGCTCCGGCGTGAGTGA
- a CDS encoding type 1 glutamine amidotransferase, with protein MPDVSGKRILIFLGDDYEDMELQYPKYRLREAGCGVVVAGLEKGVTHKGKHGYPQVSEARLADLDAKDFDGLVVPGGWMPDKLRRYDEVKRLTADIHTQGKMLGSICHGAWINISADVVKGYRYTSTPGLTDDLVNAGVSAWVDEETVVDRHHVSARKPDDCPAFCKAMIEVLAKQ; from the coding sequence ATGCCGGACGTCAGCGGGAAACGTATCCTGATTTTTCTGGGCGACGACTACGAGGACATGGAGCTGCAGTATCCCAAGTACCGGCTACGCGAGGCGGGCTGCGGTGTCGTCGTGGCCGGGCTCGAAAAAGGTGTCACGCACAAGGGGAAGCACGGCTACCCGCAGGTGAGCGAGGCCCGGCTCGCCGACCTCGACGCCAAGGATTTTGACGGCCTCGTCGTGCCCGGCGGGTGGATGCCCGACAAGCTGCGGCGCTACGACGAGGTCAAGCGCCTCACCGCCGACATCCACACACAGGGCAAGATGCTCGGCTCGATCTGCCACGGCGCCTGGATCAATATCTCCGCCGATGTCGTGAAGGGCTACCGCTACACGAGCACGCCCGGGCTCACGGATGACCTGGTCAACGCCGGCGTCAGCGCCTGGGTCGACGAAGAAACCGTCGTCGACCGCCACCACGTCAGCGCAAGAAAGCCCGACGACTGCCCCGCGTTCTGCAAAGCGATGATCGAGGTTTTAGCCAAGCAATGA
- a CDS encoding family 10 glycosylhydrolase: MQTTHTSIPANPDRATAPRAVGVLLTLALILLAMPGCRSGTAVEPHGPDPTRAAELPPIPREFRGVWVASVANIDWPSAPGLTPDQQRDELTFLLDICVELNLNAVVLQVRPACDAFYPSPIEPWSMYLTGTEGEAPEPTYDPLHFAVAEAHARGIELHAWFNPFRAGHATFRGEHADNHISNTHPELVRTYGRQLWLDPGDAAARAHSLNVIRDVVERYDIDGVHLDDYFYPYPVNGEDGGEVGFPDDTTYKQYQDAGGTLARDDWRRDNVNTFVRDMYAAVKELKPHVQVGISPFGIYRPGHPSYIKGFDQYERIYADAKHWLDAGWCDYFVPQLYWAIDKPDQSFTGLLRWWHANNTGGRHIYPGLYTSRTEDGSARAFRATEVPFQVEWSRILADEAGVAPGHVHFSMRALLQNRAGLSDTLDATHYARPALTPASPWLTDARPDPPQPSSGYTLESGLLVVSVSPGSLADARAWVVQVQQGGTWTYDVFPTGEARVAMPIEDEGAVERVVVWSVDRAGVGSAVVDVPATE; this comes from the coding sequence ATGCAAACTACACACACCAGCATACCGGCAAACCCCGACCGCGCCACGGCCCCGCGCGCGGTCGGCGTGCTTCTCACGCTCGCGCTCATCCTCTTGGCGATGCCCGGCTGCAGGTCGGGTACCGCCGTCGAGCCGCACGGGCCCGACCCGACGCGCGCGGCCGAGCTCCCGCCGATCCCACGCGAGTTCCGCGGCGTATGGGTCGCGTCGGTCGCCAACATCGACTGGCCCAGCGCGCCGGGGCTGACGCCCGACCAGCAGCGCGACGAGCTGACGTTCCTTCTCGATATCTGCGTCGAGCTCAACCTCAACGCGGTGGTTCTGCAGGTCCGGCCTGCGTGCGATGCGTTTTACCCCTCGCCGATCGAGCCGTGGAGCATGTACCTCACCGGCACGGAAGGCGAAGCGCCCGAGCCGACCTACGACCCGCTGCACTTCGCCGTGGCCGAGGCCCATGCGCGCGGGATCGAGCTGCACGCCTGGTTCAATCCGTTCCGTGCGGGGCACGCCACCTTCCGCGGCGAGCACGCCGACAACCACATCTCCAACACCCACCCGGAGCTCGTGCGTACCTACGGCCGACAACTCTGGCTTGACCCCGGCGACGCCGCAGCGCGGGCGCACTCGCTCAATGTGATCCGCGATGTCGTCGAACGCTACGACATCGACGGCGTCCACCTCGACGATTATTTCTACCCCTACCCCGTCAACGGCGAGGACGGCGGCGAGGTCGGCTTCCCCGACGACACGACGTACAAGCAGTACCAAGACGCAGGCGGCACACTGGCGCGCGACGACTGGCGGCGCGACAATGTCAACACCTTTGTGCGCGACATGTACGCGGCGGTGAAAGAACTCAAGCCCCACGTACAGGTCGGCATCAGCCCGTTCGGCATCTATCGGCCCGGCCACCCGTCATACATCAAGGGCTTCGACCAGTACGAACGGATCTACGCCGATGCGAAGCACTGGCTCGACGCGGGCTGGTGCGACTACTTCGTGCCCCAACTTTACTGGGCGATCGACAAACCCGACCAGTCGTTCACCGGACTGCTGCGCTGGTGGCACGCCAACAACACCGGCGGCCGACACATCTACCCCGGGCTGTACACCAGCCGGACCGAAGACGGCAGCGCCCGCGCCTTCCGCGCGACCGAGGTGCCCTTCCAGGTCGAGTGGTCGCGCATCCTCGCCGATGAGGCGGGCGTCGCCCCGGGGCATGTCCACTTCTCGATGCGGGCGCTGCTGCAGAACCGAGCCGGGCTCTCGGACACGCTCGACGCGACGCACTATGCCCGCCCCGCGCTGACGCCCGCCAGCCCCTGGCTGACCGACGCCCGGCCCGACCCGCCCCAGCCCAGCTCGGGCTACACCTTGGAATCGGGCCTGCTGGTCGTATCGGTGTCGCCCGGCTCACTCGCCGACGCGCGTGCCTGGGTCGTGCAGGTGCAACAAGGCGGGACGTGGACCTACGACGTCTTCCCGACCGGCGAAGCGCGGGTCGCGATGCCCATCGAGGACGAAGGCGCGGTCGAACGCGTCGTCGTGTGGTCCGTCGATCGCGCGGGCGTGGGCAGCGCGGTCGTGGATGTGCCGGCGACAGAGTGA
- a CDS encoding transglutaminase domain-containing protein, translating to MLIGVLAGVLGGALLAEVWLAVLLRRAGVWARPVGVGALDAVGSAEATLDVDVRERVIRALGASHEGGAALCLAGLRWLVEQCPADGKADDEHAAGDARFDPVLFPQTHRPHCGEIAAVYRGVLAALGVESRTVWLRKNVFDPHDSHVSVEARIDGRWVLIDPTFHATFVDAEGQLLGAQEVKAYLFKGQRAAVTPVVHGRALCPLALDDYYVDVLACFNNVFILDDPTRPALLKLPPMRYVLGPRLYYEKLADESVAHLRVWRRLYCAAAFGLPCVILGITLAMVVAVAV from the coding sequence ATGCTGATCGGGGTGTTGGCGGGTGTGTTGGGTGGGGCGTTGCTAGCCGAGGTGTGGCTGGCCGTGCTGCTGCGCCGGGCGGGGGTGTGGGCGCGGCCGGTGGGGGTGGGGGCGTTGGATGCGGTGGGCTCGGCGGAGGCGACGCTGGACGTGGATGTGCGCGAGCGGGTGATACGGGCGCTGGGTGCGTCGCATGAGGGAGGCGCTGCGTTGTGCCTCGCAGGGTTGCGCTGGCTGGTCGAGCAGTGCCCGGCCGACGGTAAAGCGGACGATGAGCATGCGGCGGGGGACGCTCGTTTTGATCCGGTTCTGTTCCCGCAAACGCATCGGCCGCACTGCGGCGAGATCGCGGCGGTCTATCGGGGTGTGTTGGCGGCGCTGGGTGTCGAGAGCCGGACGGTCTGGCTGCGCAAGAACGTGTTTGATCCGCACGACTCGCACGTGAGTGTCGAGGCGCGGATTGATGGCCGATGGGTCTTGATCGACCCGACGTTCCACGCGACATTTGTCGATGCCGAGGGGCAGCTGCTTGGTGCGCAGGAGGTCAAGGCCTATCTCTTCAAGGGCCAGCGCGCCGCGGTCACCCCGGTTGTCCACGGCCGGGCGCTGTGCCCGCTTGCGCTCGACGACTACTACGTCGATGTGCTGGCCTGTTTCAACAACGTGTTTATCCTTGATGACCCGACACGGCCGGCGCTTTTGAAGCTCCCGCCGATGCGCTACGTGCTGGGGCCGAGGTTGTACTACGAGAAGCTTGCGGATGAATCGGTGGCACACCTACGCGTTTGGCGGCGGCTCTACTGCGCCGCCGCGTTCGGCTTGCCGTGCGTGATATTGGGGATCACGTTGGCGATGGTTGTCGCGGTGGCGGTTTGA